The [Clostridium] celerecrescens 18A genomic sequence GAACTGGTTGTTATGGGAAAGGGAATTGCTCATTTATCCCATAAAAATGAGGAGATATCACGTGAATTGATTGATAAAACATTCATTTTAGAGGATCGTTCACAGCTTGCTCAGTATACACAACTATTTTCGGAAATACCGGGGCCGATTTTTGAATTGGCCGGCCGTTTTGTTACGAAAGCCAAAGAGGACTTGAACCGTACGTTGCAGAATTCTCTTGTCATATCCCTGGCAGACCATTTAAACAGCATGGTAGCGCGTGGGAAGATGAGGGCTTATCTGGAAAACAGAATGCTTTGGGATATCAGGAAGATGTATCAGGATGAATTCCGGCTAAGCAGGGAGTTGGTGGCGGAATTTAATAAGCTTTATGATACCTTGTATGATGATCATGAAGCTGCTACCCTTGCCATGCATTTTGTCAATGCAGAATTGGAATCCGGCATGGAAAATGCTGGGAAGATAACAAAGCTCATTGGTGAGATTTTAAATATCGTGAAATATCATTTTTTAATTGATTATGACGAAGAAAGTTATGCCTATTACCGCTTTGTAACGCACTTGCGTGTTCTGGCCCAACGGATTTTCCAGGGGTCTCAATTAAATGATGCCGATATGAGTGAGATATTAAAAGACCACTTAAGCGAACGGTATGAAGATACTTTTCAGTGTGTAAAAAAAATCAGGGATTTTTTTTGGATCCATTATCAATATTGCTTTACAGAGCAGGAAGGGTTATACCTGGCGATCCATATCATTAAGATCCTTGATGACAATATAAAAATAGACTAGAAAGGGGAGATTTGCCATGGGAAAATATGAGGAACTGGCAAAGAAAATTGTCAAAGAAGTAGGAGGGAAAGATAATATTGCGTCTTTGACCCATTGTATTACCCGCCTTCGGTTTCGGTTAAAGGATGAGACCAAGGCCCAAGATGAAGTTTTAAAGAAAATGGATGGGGTCGTTACGGTAATGAAAAGCGGTGGACAATACCAGGTGGTTATCGGCAATCATGTGCCTTATGTGTACGAGGAGGTTTGTCAGGCGGCGGGAATCAGCAGCGAAGGAGAGGCAGCAGCGGATGCAGGTAATAAAAAGCTGTTTGATAAACTGATTGATACGATCAGCGGCTGTTTCCAGCCATTCTTAGGGATTCTTTCAGCAGGAGGTATCATAAAGGGTATATGCGCACTTTTGGTATTTCTCGGCGTTTTTACCACGACGTCAGGCACCTATGCGATGCTTAATGCCATTGGTGATTCCGTATTCCAGTTTATGCCCATCATTATTGGATTTACTGCAGCAGGAAAATTTAATGTTAACAGAATGACAGGCATGGCCCTTGGTGCGGCTCTGTGTTATCCGGGCATCCAGTTATCTGCCCTGTCGGGAGGAGACGTCCTTGGCGTGCTGTTTGAAGGAAGTGTTTTCCGCAGCGCTTATTACTTAAAGGCGTTTGGGGTGCCCTGGGTAGCGAATAACTATTTAAGCAGTGTAATACCGGTTATAATTGTGGTCTGGTTTGCAAGTTATGTGCAGAAGTTTGCAAAAAAAGTAATTCCGGAGATGCTCCAGAACTTTTTCGTTCCATTTGTTGTTATGCTTGTATCCATGGTTACTGGATTTTTGGTTATAGGGCCGGTAATATCTATCCTGACAAGTTTTTTAAACTCAGGATTTTCAGCCCTCTTTACAGCGTCTCCTATCCTGTTTGGTATTCTGACGGGATTTTTCTGGCAGGTATTGGTTATTTTTGGGCTTCATTGGGCTTTGATACCTTTGGCATTCATTCAGCTTGCTGAACTGGGATATATCAACGTATTAAGCGGAATGTATGGTGCAAGCTTTGCACAGACTGCCTGTGTGCTTGCCATGTACTTTAAGCTCAAGGATAAGAAAATAAAATCACTTTGTATTCCCGCCGTTGTTTCCGGTATCTGCGGTGTGACGGAGCCTGCGATTTATGGTATTACCCTTCCGAAAAAACTGCCCTTTATTTACTCCATGATCGGTGGTGCGGTAGGCGGAGCCATTATGACTACCATGAATGCAGCTTCATATACGATGGGCGGCCTTGGAATCTTTGGTGTGGTAAACTACATTAATACTGCAACAGGAGATGCCAGCGGAATGGTTACTTCCTTTATCTGTATCGCTGTTTCTTCCCTGGTTGGATTTTTACTTACTTTCTTCTTCTGGAGTGATAAGGAAACGCCGGAAGAGGATAATGGGGGATCTGACGCATCGGCAGGGACAAAAGAGAGTCCTGCAAAGCTTCTTCCCATAGAGGTTCTTTCTCCGGTAGAAGGTGATATTGTTCCACTGGAAAATCTGGAAGATGCTGCATTTTCCAGCGGTACCCTGGGAAAAGGGATTGCGGTAAAGCCATCAAAAGGTGTTGTTGTTTCTCCGGCTGACGGTGTGATCAGTGCCTTTTTCCATACAAAACATGCTTTAGGCATTAAGGCTGACAATGGTCTGGAGATTCTGATTCACGTTGGAATGGATACCACAAGATTAGAGGGTGAAGGTTTCATCGCTAAGGCAGAGCAGGGACAGAGAGTAAAAAAAGGCCAGGTCTTATTGGAGTTTGATATGAATTTTATAAATTCTAAAGGATATTCATTAGTTACACCGGTGTTGATTACAAATTTAAGGGAACAAGACGGTATGATCTTGTGGAAAGAAAAGAAGGTCACTACAGAGGATTGTCTGATTGGAATCGAGAGAGCAGCTGCCAATGGGGAGGATCTGACCTATTAAAACCGGTTGTAATGCTGCCATGCCCGTCAAGAGAAGGCGGGCCGGCAGCTATCCGAGGGAAATGGTCATGAGGAGTAAATAATAATGAGGATGAGGAAAAAAGAATGAAAAAATTTATCGGATATATGTCGGCATTTTTACTAGGAACCATGCTTTTAACAGGCTGCCAGACGGCATCTGTAAAACAGCTGGAGACGGCAGTAACAAAGGCTGAAGCAGAGAAAGCATCTGTAGAAGAGTCTGCGGCAGCGATTCAAGCAGTGACACTTTATATTACACGTCACGGTAAGACCATGTTAAATACTTCGGATCGTTCGCAGGGCTGGATTGATGCACCGCTTACACCCGCCGGTATTGAGGTGGCAAGCGCTTTGGGACGGGGGTTAAAATCAGAGGGAGTAGAATTTGATGCTGTTTATACAAGCGATAGCGGGCGAGCCATTGAAACGGCAGAAATTGTTCTGAACGAAAATGGCCAGAATCTTGAGATTCATAAAGACAAAAGGCTTAGGGAGTTTAACTTTGGTACTTATGAAGGTATGCCAAATGATGAAATGTGGGGAGCAATTGCAGCCGCACAGGGCATGACACTGGAGGATATGATGGCCTCCATGCAGACAGGAAGTTTCCTGGACACGGTTGCATCATTTGCAGATACGCTGGCACAGCTGGATAAGGAAAAGGCAGCGGAAGAGGAAGAGGGCAATTGGCCTGCGGAAGATATTGCCGCTATCCAAACCCGTTTACAGGAGGCATTTGGCGATATCGTAAAGGAATCCATGGACAAAGGCCATGCTGACGTTCTTGTGGTTTCTCACGGATTAAGCATCGGAACCTATCTTTCTACAATCGATGCAAATGCTAAAGTACCGGCAGCAGGGCTTAAAAATGCCAGTGTATCGAAAGTGGTTTTCAAAGATGGCATATATACAGTCGAAACGGTGAATGATATGTCTTATGCAGAAAAAGGAAAATGATCATAAAAGGAAAGTAGGGATGGAAATAACCCCAACTTGCTTTGTATCACGTTTTAGGCTATACTGGTGTTGTTTTATACTATATTAGGCAAAGGAAACGTGATTTACATGGACATAGAGATTAAGCATAAAACAGCAATTCCCCGCTATCAGCAAATTGCCGTTGAGGTGGCGGCCCGGATCGCCAATGGGGAATATGAGGTAGGTGAGAAGATTTACGCCCGTTCATCCCTGGCCAGCCAGTACAGCGTATCTCCAGAGACGGCACGGCGGGCGATCTGCATACTCAGTGATCTGGGGATCGTGACCTCGGAAAAGGGTAATGGGATCATCATTAAGTCCCAGAAAAAAGCAGCAGAGTACATCCAGCAAAACAGTAAGCGGCAGACCATCGATACAATCAAAGAGAATCTTTTAAAGAGTGTCAGCCGCCAAAAACAGGAAATGGAGAATTTAAATGACTGCCTGAAAGATCTGATTGAGGCTTCCGTCCATTTCCGGTCAATGAATCCGTTTATGCCGTTTGAGATACGGATCACCAGCAATTGTGTCCATTTAAATAAGACGGTAACGGAAATCCAATTTTGGCAGCGGACCGGGGCGACGGTGATCGCAGTCAGCAGGAATGACACTGTCATGAAATCGCCCGGACCATACGTTGCTCTTTCGGAAAATGATACCATATATTTCATAACACAGGATGACACCCCTGATCGTGTAAGAGAGTTTTTATATCCGTCCAAATAAGAGTTTCATCATAGCGCTTGAAGCCAATTCGCTTCAGGCGTTTTTTTTGAAATTTGACAAAGTGACAACTTTATAATATAATTAAGTTGTTACTTTGCTAAAAAGGAGGGAGATATATGATACAATTTGAACGTATTTCCAAGCGTTATAAGACAAAGCAGGTCCTGAATCAAATTACATTTACGATAAATAGCGGTAGTCTGGTTGCTATTATTGGTGAGAGTGGTTGCGGAAAGACCACGCTCTTAAAAATGATCAACCGGCTGATCAAGCCCACATCGGGTACGATCTCCATTGACGGAAAAAGTATCGGCAGCATGGATGAAGTAGCCCTGCGGCGGAAAATCGGATATGTGATCCAGCAGACGGGACTGTTTCCCCATATGACAGTTAAGGAAAATATTGAGCTGATACCAAAGCTTGAAAAGATACTGCCAAAGGATGTTGAAGACAATACAAAGAAGCTGATGCAGATGGTAGGACTTGACTGTGATGAGTTTTTGAATCGTTATCCGACAGAGCTTAGCGGTGGACAGCAGCAGCGTGTAGGCGTTGCCAGGGCCTTTGCCACGGATCCGGATATTATCCTGATGGATGAGCCTTTTTCGGCCCTGGATCCCATGACACGGTCAGATCTTCAGGATGAGCTGGTGCAGCTGCATGCAAAATTAAAGAAGACGATTGTTTTTGTAACCCATGACATGGATGAAGCCATTAAGATCGCGGATATGATCTGCATCATGAAGGATGGCGATATTCTGCAATATGACACGCCGGAGAATATCCTAAACAACCCTGTGGATGAGTTTGTTTCAAACTTCGTAGGAAAAAACAGGATCTGGTCTTCACCGGAATTCATCAAGGTATCTGACATTATGATCGAACAGCCGGTCACTGCCACCAAAGACTTATCTGTCTTAAAATGCATTGAAAAGATGCGCAGGAACAAGGTTGACAGCCTGCTTGTGGTGGATCGGGACAGCAAACGCCTGGTCGGGATTGTCAAGGCCAGCAAATTAAGAGGCATTGAGGACAGAACCCAGTTGGCAGAACAATTTATGTATGAGGACTTTCCAACACTTTTACCGGAACAATGCATACTGGATGCACTGAAAATAGTGACCGAAAACCAGGTGTCAACGGTTCCGGTGGTGGATGATCAAAGGCGTCTTAAGGGGCTCATTACACGGAGCAGTCTGGTGACGACCCTGAGTCAGCAATACTTTGACTATGAAGGAGGAGAGTCAGAATGAACTTTTGGAATTATATAATCAGTAATTATCCCCAGATTCTTTCATTATTGATCGAACATCTGAAGCTGACGGCCATATCAGTGGGTCTGGCTATCCTGATCGGGGTACCCCTTGGTATTTTTATATCCTTTGCTGCGAAAGCCAGTAAACCCATATTAGCGGTTGCAAATGTGATTCAGGCAATTCCCAGTATGGCTCTGCTTGGTTTTATGATCCCACTATTGGGAATCGGTGTCATTCCTGCAATTGTTGCAGTCGTTCTTTATTCTCTTCTTCCCATAATTAAGAATACCTATACTGGAATTGATAATATTAATCCCCAGACGCTGGAGGCGGCCAAAGGAATCGGTTTAACGCCCTTTCAGGTGCTGACAAAGGTGCAGATACCCCTCGCTCTTCCGGTTATTATGGCAGGAGTGCGGATCGCTTCTGTAACAGCAGTTGGGCTGATGACCATGGCTGCGTTTATTGGTGCAGGAGGCCTGGGATATCTGGTGTTTTCCGGCATACGGACGGTGAATAACAATCAAATCCTGGCGGGCGCCATTCCTGCCTGTTTATTGGCATTGATGGTAGACTTTCTGATTGGCCTTACGGAAAAGCTGGTAACACCGGTCAGTCTTCAGAAGGGAGATGCCTCAGTTAAGAAAAAAAGCAGGAATATCCAAAAGGCAATGCTGGGGACGGCTGCAATGCTGATTGCGGCTATATTTCTTTTCACATCTGTAGGCAGTGTATCAGGGGATGCCCGTACACTTTCCGTTGGCTCAAAGGATTTTACGGAGCAGGAGATTCTTGGGAATATGGTGGCAGAGTTAATAGAAGACAGAACTGATATCACAGTTAACAGAAAGCTGAGTCTGGGAGGGTCACAGGTGTGCTTTTCCGCAATGAAGACTGGAGATATTGATCTTTATATTGACTATAGCGGTACCTCATACAGTGATATCCTCAAGCATCCGCCGATCAGTGATATGGAGCAGGTGTATCAGACGGTAAAGGAAGAGTATAAGGAGCAGCTTAATCTGGAAGTGCTTAAGCAGATGAGCTTTAATAATACTTATACATTGGCTGTAACGAAAGAAATGGCTGAGAAATATCATTTGGATAAAATAAGTGATCTTGCCAAAATAAGCGATACCCTGACATCCGGTACTACGTTTGAATTCTCCAACCGGGAGGATGGATTGTCCGGACTCCAGAAAACATATGGTTTCCAAATAGGAAAACGCCTTACCTTAGATTCTGCTCCCCGTTATACAGCTTTGGGAAGCGGTGAGGTGGATGTCATTGATGCCTTCTCCACTGACGGATTATTAAAAAAATTCGACTTAAAAACGCTGGAAGATGATAAAAACTTTTTCCCGCCCTATTATGCCATTCCGGTTATTCGGGAGGAAGCACTGGAGAAATGTCCGGAAATTGCAGGAATCATGGAAGAATTAGCCCCATTTTTAACCAATGAGGTTATGATTGAACTGAACTACAAGGTGGATGAATTACAGCAGACACCTGCTGCAGTCGCCCAGGAATTTCTGAAAGAGAATGGATTGATATCATGATTTATGGGATTCTGCTTTTTGCTTTTCTATCCTTTATTTTCACTTCTCCCAAGTGTCGCTGGCTGATGAGCGCTGACCAGCCCCTGTCCCTAAGGGAAGAGAGAATCGGTTTCATGTTTGGACGGTATATGCGGGATGCGGCAGTTGTAATGCTGCTTTTATGGTTGCTTGGAACTTTGCGTATTCCCTGGGTATATGTGATTGCAGGGTGTGTGTTTATCCTGCGTACATTGAGTTTTCTCATTCATATGGCTCAGGTTTTCATAAATGAATAAATGCTGTCCGGAAAGAAAGTAGTTAAGATTACAGCGAACAAGAGCCGTTGCATCGGTAAGAAGATGCAGCGGCTCCTGTTCGTTTGTACCTTATACATTTCGATCCATTACGGCTAAGCTATACTGAATTAAAGGATCCTTGAACTGTTGGATGCTTTCAACCTATGTTTTAGCCTGTTACTCTGATAAGTATATGCAGTAGTCTAAAATAACATTTCCTTGTTCATCCATCTCGGAAAATCTCGGACAGTTATACCTTTCGAAAAAATAAATCCTTTTCTCATTATCATCCTTAAAATTTCCCATACCAT encodes the following:
- a CDS encoding PRD domain-containing protein, whose protein sequence is MRIVKFLNNNAALVLDEKGRELVVMGKGIAHLSHKNEEISRELIDKTFILEDRSQLAQYTQLFSEIPGPIFELAGRFVTKAKEDLNRTLQNSLVISLADHLNSMVARGKMRAYLENRMLWDIRKMYQDEFRLSRELVAEFNKLYDTLYDDHEAATLAMHFVNAELESGMENAGKITKLIGEILNIVKYHFLIDYDEESYAYYRFVTHLRVLAQRIFQGSQLNDADMSEILKDHLSERYEDTFQCVKKIRDFFWIHYQYCFTEQEGLYLAIHIIKILDDNIKID
- a CDS encoding beta-glucoside-specific PTS transporter subunit IIABC, with the protein product MGKYEELAKKIVKEVGGKDNIASLTHCITRLRFRLKDETKAQDEVLKKMDGVVTVMKSGGQYQVVIGNHVPYVYEEVCQAAGISSEGEAAADAGNKKLFDKLIDTISGCFQPFLGILSAGGIIKGICALLVFLGVFTTTSGTYAMLNAIGDSVFQFMPIIIGFTAAGKFNVNRMTGMALGAALCYPGIQLSALSGGDVLGVLFEGSVFRSAYYLKAFGVPWVANNYLSSVIPVIIVVWFASYVQKFAKKVIPEMLQNFFVPFVVMLVSMVTGFLVIGPVISILTSFLNSGFSALFTASPILFGILTGFFWQVLVIFGLHWALIPLAFIQLAELGYINVLSGMYGASFAQTACVLAMYFKLKDKKIKSLCIPAVVSGICGVTEPAIYGITLPKKLPFIYSMIGGAVGGAIMTTMNAASYTMGGLGIFGVVNYINTATGDASGMVTSFICIAVSSLVGFLLTFFFWSDKETPEEDNGGSDASAGTKESPAKLLPIEVLSPVEGDIVPLENLEDAAFSSGTLGKGIAVKPSKGVVVSPADGVISAFFHTKHALGIKADNGLEILIHVGMDTTRLEGEGFIAKAEQGQRVKKGQVLLEFDMNFINSKGYSLVTPVLITNLREQDGMILWKEKKVTTEDCLIGIERAAANGEDLTY
- a CDS encoding histidine phosphatase family protein, with product MKKFIGYMSAFLLGTMLLTGCQTASVKQLETAVTKAEAEKASVEESAAAIQAVTLYITRHGKTMLNTSDRSQGWIDAPLTPAGIEVASALGRGLKSEGVEFDAVYTSDSGRAIETAEIVLNENGQNLEIHKDKRLREFNFGTYEGMPNDEMWGAIAAAQGMTLEDMMASMQTGSFLDTVASFADTLAQLDKEKAAEEEEGNWPAEDIAAIQTRLQEAFGDIVKESMDKGHADVLVVSHGLSIGTYLSTIDANAKVPAAGLKNASVSKVVFKDGIYTVETVNDMSYAEKGK
- a CDS encoding GntR family transcriptional regulator — its product is MDIEIKHKTAIPRYQQIAVEVAARIANGEYEVGEKIYARSSLASQYSVSPETARRAICILSDLGIVTSEKGNGIIIKSQKKAAEYIQQNSKRQTIDTIKENLLKSVSRQKQEMENLNDCLKDLIEASVHFRSMNPFMPFEIRITSNCVHLNKTVTEIQFWQRTGATVIAVSRNDTVMKSPGPYVALSENDTIYFITQDDTPDRVREFLYPSK
- a CDS encoding ABC transporter ATP-binding protein, which gives rise to MIQFERISKRYKTKQVLNQITFTINSGSLVAIIGESGCGKTTLLKMINRLIKPTSGTISIDGKSIGSMDEVALRRKIGYVIQQTGLFPHMTVKENIELIPKLEKILPKDVEDNTKKLMQMVGLDCDEFLNRYPTELSGGQQQRVGVARAFATDPDIILMDEPFSALDPMTRSDLQDELVQLHAKLKKTIVFVTHDMDEAIKIADMICIMKDGDILQYDTPENILNNPVDEFVSNFVGKNRIWSSPEFIKVSDIMIEQPVTATKDLSVLKCIEKMRRNKVDSLLVVDRDSKRLVGIVKASKLRGIEDRTQLAEQFMYEDFPTLLPEQCILDALKIVTENQVSTVPVVDDQRRLKGLITRSSLVTTLSQQYFDYEGGESE
- a CDS encoding ABC transporter permease/substrate-binding protein; translation: MNFWNYIISNYPQILSLLIEHLKLTAISVGLAILIGVPLGIFISFAAKASKPILAVANVIQAIPSMALLGFMIPLLGIGVIPAIVAVVLYSLLPIIKNTYTGIDNINPQTLEAAKGIGLTPFQVLTKVQIPLALPVIMAGVRIASVTAVGLMTMAAFIGAGGLGYLVFSGIRTVNNNQILAGAIPACLLALMVDFLIGLTEKLVTPVSLQKGDASVKKKSRNIQKAMLGTAAMLIAAIFLFTSVGSVSGDARTLSVGSKDFTEQEILGNMVAELIEDRTDITVNRKLSLGGSQVCFSAMKTGDIDLYIDYSGTSYSDILKHPPISDMEQVYQTVKEEYKEQLNLEVLKQMSFNNTYTLAVTKEMAEKYHLDKISDLAKISDTLTSGTTFEFSNREDGLSGLQKTYGFQIGKRLTLDSAPRYTALGSGEVDVIDAFSTDGLLKKFDLKTLEDDKNFFPPYYAIPVIREEALEKCPEIAGIMEELAPFLTNEVMIELNYKVDELQQTPAAVAQEFLKENGLIS